Proteins encoded by one window of Streptomyces sp. NBC_01477:
- a CDS encoding CHAT domain-containing protein encodes MATEKDDAAGSDGLAGPDVGPGPGDAVKKLGSYAHGLVVEGVRLEGFGRTAEAEELFLEAAGLGDPGGMYNCGLLAERRGDLSVAQRYYTWAHLRGHPEAANNLGVLLHNAGDPKALDWFRTAEAMGHPQAAGNARALLAMAEGERPAARTPRRKWHLPRRRPARPAADAHALHRDAQTAYRVFGLTGKDASLVRAVTLARRAVEAASERDPLRAEMLAALRDLLRERYELYGRSVDREEAIGAAVAAFKAVPAGDPRRPLAAQALIAVLALRFEADEEPGPLEWAVEEVGRPVLAQPGGDPHGRMALAASLCGALTRLAERADTGSGLDDAVAFGEQAVALAPPGDALALGSLGAALLVRGTRRGSLDDLNASVANLGAARSGDDPRHTVRAATNLASALHARADLTGREADRRAAQEQAERVGQGPGAAEHHLETLIAAAFAAEGPDAAGAVRRALEAAPPGHARRSMLLARLAVLLDTADDRTAAVTAAREAAATARGALSRLDAHWTLGRVLRNVAEAAGEPAEGAAAPGDGPGAADDAGTAPGGGARAQAPEPPVDAYATASEAVDAFTTAAETCPPGHIAYSQVTFDLATALLTRHRLGGPSSDREAALDALRRAAQAPGSSPQDRLLATRFWAGAAWEAGDAEDALAGSVVAVRLMQEFGWMGLDRDDQERSLRDGAAMPREAAALAIETGRPELAVELLEQGRSVLWHAALQLRGDLAALSARESGLAAELEQIRSALVAGTATTGGTPPGEEPPGEEPPDAYRPGATPLGEEQPEAEEQPGAEALDAEARLRLGTRWAHKLAQARALQGFEDFLAPPRFETLATAAAEGPVVIVNISSIRCDAIVVLPDRRVEVVPLEKVEMRETDEVVNTYVRHREESVGPGAGLLAGERARHTAHKTLEWLWDRIVSPVLERLRALGGGTVPPRIWWCPTASLANAPLHAAGRYPLTASCPGGPEPVGLPFLTVSSYTTTLASLVESRRRPTAAGGRVLAVGVTDTGRGHTALPGVAKEVAALTEVLDGERLTVLLDGAATTGAVGELLPGHAWAHFACHGGLDMASPSSAGLCLRDGDLSVLDIAGLRHEGAELAFLSACHTRVGGGNLMDEAIHPAGAFRMAGFRHVVATLGSVNDQAAAKVAAELYRHLAGPAGLDSTGTAGALHRAVAALRADHLTDPTVWASFVHDGP; translated from the coding sequence GGACGTCGGACCGGGACCCGGCGACGCCGTGAAGAAGCTGGGGAGTTACGCGCACGGCTTGGTGGTCGAAGGGGTTCGGCTGGAGGGTTTCGGGCGCACCGCCGAGGCGGAGGAGCTGTTCCTCGAGGCGGCCGGGCTCGGCGACCCGGGGGGCATGTACAACTGCGGGCTGCTGGCCGAGCGGCGGGGCGACCTGTCAGTGGCGCAGCGGTATTACACCTGGGCGCATCTCAGAGGGCACCCGGAGGCCGCCAACAACCTCGGGGTGCTGCTCCACAACGCGGGAGACCCGAAGGCGCTCGACTGGTTCCGCACGGCGGAGGCCATGGGCCACCCGCAGGCAGCGGGCAACGCGCGGGCGCTCCTTGCCATGGCCGAGGGCGAGCGGCCGGCGGCGCGGACCCCGCGGCGGAAGTGGCACCTCCCCCGGCGGCGGCCGGCCCGGCCCGCTGCGGACGCGCACGCGCTCCACCGGGACGCCCAGACCGCGTACCGCGTCTTCGGCCTGACCGGGAAGGACGCGTCGCTGGTGCGGGCCGTCACCCTCGCCCGGCGGGCGGTGGAGGCCGCCTCCGAGCGCGATCCCCTCCGGGCGGAGATGCTGGCCGCTCTCCGGGACCTGCTCCGTGAGCGGTACGAGCTCTACGGGCGCAGCGTCGACCGCGAGGAGGCGATCGGCGCGGCGGTTGCGGCGTTCAAAGCCGTCCCGGCAGGTGACCCCCGGCGGCCGCTCGCCGCGCAGGCCCTGATCGCCGTGCTGGCCCTCCGGTTCGAGGCCGACGAGGAGCCAGGACCGCTGGAGTGGGCGGTGGAGGAGGTCGGGCGCCCGGTGCTGGCGCAGCCCGGTGGCGATCCGCACGGGCGGATGGCCCTCGCGGCGAGCCTGTGCGGTGCGCTGACCAGGCTCGCCGAACGGGCCGACACGGGCAGCGGGCTGGACGACGCGGTCGCATTCGGCGAGCAGGCGGTCGCGCTCGCACCGCCGGGCGACGCCCTGGCCCTGGGGAGCCTGGGGGCCGCGCTGCTGGTGCGCGGCACGCGGCGGGGCTCGCTGGACGATCTGAACGCGTCGGTCGCAAACCTGGGCGCGGCCCGTAGCGGTGACGACCCCCGGCACACCGTACGTGCCGCGACGAACCTCGCGAGCGCGCTGCACGCCCGGGCCGACCTGACCGGGCGCGAGGCCGACCGCCGGGCTGCGCAAGAGCAGGCGGAGCGGGTGGGCCAGGGGCCGGGGGCGGCCGAACACCACCTGGAGACCCTGATCGCCGCGGCGTTCGCCGCGGAGGGTCCCGACGCGGCCGGGGCCGTCCGCCGCGCGCTGGAGGCGGCGCCGCCCGGCCACGCCCGCCGCTCCATGCTGCTGGCCCGGTTGGCGGTGCTGCTCGACACCGCGGACGACCGTACGGCGGCCGTCACCGCGGCGCGGGAGGCGGCGGCCACCGCACGCGGTGCCCTGTCCCGCCTCGACGCGCACTGGACGCTGGGGCGCGTGCTGCGGAACGTCGCCGAAGCGGCCGGGGAGCCTGCCGAGGGGGCCGCAGCTCCGGGCGACGGCCCCGGGGCGGCGGACGACGCGGGCACCGCGCCCGGGGGCGGTGCCCGCGCACAGGCCCCCGAACCGCCGGTGGACGCCTACGCCACGGCATCGGAGGCGGTGGACGCCTTCACCACAGCCGCCGAGACCTGTCCCCCCGGGCACATCGCCTACTCCCAGGTGACGTTCGACCTCGCGACCGCGCTGCTGACCCGCCACCGGCTCGGCGGCCCGAGCAGCGACCGCGAGGCCGCGCTGGACGCCCTGCGGAGGGCGGCCCAGGCTCCGGGCTCTTCACCGCAGGACCGGCTGCTCGCCACCAGGTTCTGGGCGGGTGCCGCGTGGGAGGCGGGGGACGCGGAGGACGCCCTGGCGGGCTCCGTCGTCGCGGTCCGGCTGATGCAGGAGTTCGGGTGGATGGGCCTCGACCGGGACGACCAGGAGCGGAGCCTGCGCGACGGGGCCGCGATGCCCCGCGAGGCGGCCGCGCTGGCGATCGAGACCGGCCGTCCCGAACTCGCCGTCGAACTGCTGGAGCAGGGCCGGTCGGTGCTGTGGCATGCGGCCCTCCAGTTGCGGGGCGACCTCGCCGCCCTGTCCGCGCGGGAATCCGGCCTGGCGGCTGAACTGGAGCAGATCCGCTCGGCCCTCGTGGCAGGCACGGCGACCACCGGCGGGACGCCGCCGGGCGAGGAGCCGCCGGGCGAGGAGCCGCCGGACGCGTATCGGCCGGGTGCGACTCCGCTGGGCGAGGAGCAGCCGGAGGCGGAGGAACAGCCGGGCGCGGAGGCGCTGGACGCGGAGGCCCGGCTCCGGCTGGGGACCCGGTGGGCGCACAAGCTGGCGCAGGCGCGGGCCCTCCAAGGATTCGAGGACTTCCTCGCCCCGCCCCGCTTCGAGACGCTCGCGACTGCCGCGGCCGAGGGCCCGGTGGTCATCGTCAACATCAGCAGCATCCGCTGCGACGCGATCGTCGTCCTACCGGACCGCCGGGTCGAGGTCGTCCCGCTGGAAAAGGTGGAGATGCGGGAGACGGACGAGGTCGTCAACACCTACGTGCGGCACCGCGAGGAATCCGTGGGCCCCGGGGCCGGCCTTCTGGCCGGCGAAAGGGCCCGGCACACCGCGCACAAGACGCTGGAGTGGCTGTGGGACCGCATCGTCTCCCCGGTCCTCGAACGCCTCAGGGCGCTTGGCGGCGGCACGGTGCCGCCCCGGATCTGGTGGTGCCCCACCGCCTCGCTGGCCAACGCGCCCCTGCACGCGGCGGGCCGCTACCCGCTCACCGCGTCCTGCCCCGGGGGTCCCGAGCCTGTCGGCCTGCCGTTCTTGACCGTGTCCTCGTACACCACCACGCTGGCCTCGCTCGTCGAAAGCCGGCGGCGGCCGACAGCGGCAGGGGGCCGGGTGCTGGCGGTCGGGGTGACCGACACCGGCCGGGGGCACACCGCCCTGCCGGGGGTGGCGAAGGAGGTCGCGGCGCTGACGGAGGTGCTCGACGGCGAGCGGCTGACCGTCCTGCTCGACGGCGCCGCCACCACCGGGGCCGTCGGGGAGCTGCTGCCCGGCCACGCGTGGGCGCACTTCGCGTGCCACGGCGGGCTCGACATGGCCTCGCCGTCCTCGGCCGGGCTGTGCCTGCGGGACGGCGACCTGAGCGTGCTGGACATCGCGGGGCTCCGCCACGAAGGGGCCGAACTGGCCTTCCTCTCGGCATGCCACACCCGGGTCGGCGGCGGCAACCTCATGGACGAGGCGATCCACCCGGCCGGCGCGTTCCGCATGGCCGGTTTCCGGCACGTGGTGGCGACGCTCGGCAGCGTCAACGACCAGGCGGCGGC